One region of Glycine max cultivar Williams 82 chromosome 9, Glycine_max_v4.0, whole genome shotgun sequence genomic DNA includes:
- the LOC100815125 gene encoding probable 3-beta-hydroxysteroid-Delta(8),Delta(7)-isomerase, translating into MEGSRVSESEGHPYVPRDLHLPGYVPCFLSVSNILSVYVFSSLLLLSLVWIFSGRLMKTTVDRLLMCWLAFTGLTHTIIEGYFVFSPEFFKDRNGFYLAEVWKEYSKADSRYAGRNAAVVGFEGPTAVFVGPACLLAVYAIATEKSYSYILQFSVSLGQLYGIAVYYITGILEGDDFSASLFYYYAYYILANSPWIVIPSIVAIRCWRKICAAF; encoded by the exons atggaggGGTCTCGAGTCTCAGAGTCAGAGGGTCACCCCTACGTCCCACGTGACTTGCACCTTCCTGGCTACGTTCCTTGCTTCCTTTCCGTCTCTAACATTCTATCTGTCTATGTCTTCTCTTCTCTCCTCCTTCTCTCTCTCGTCTGGATCTTCTCAG GACGCCTTATGAAAACCACAGTCGATAGACTGCTGATGTGCTGGTTGGCCTTCACAGGCCTCACACACACGATTATTGAGggttattttgttttctcaCCTGAGTTTTTCAAGGATAGGAATGGCTTCTACCTGGCTGAAGTTT GGAAGGAATATAGCAAAGCGGATTCAAGGTATGCAGGAAGGAATGCTGCAGTAGTTGGTTTTGAGGGCCCAACAGCTGTTTTTGTGGGTCCAGCTTGCCTTCTAGCAGT ATATGCAATTGCAACTGAGAAGTCATATAGCTACATACTTCAGTTTTCCGTTTCTTTGGGCCAACTATACGGAATTGCTGTTTATTATATAACAGGAATCTTGGAAGGTGATGATTTTTCTGCAAGTTTGTTTTACTATTATGCATACTATATTCTAGCAAATTCCCCCTGGATTGTAATACCCTCAATCGTTGCCATCCGCTGCTGGAGGAAGATCTGTGCAGCATTCTGA